A window of Corythoichthys intestinalis isolate RoL2023-P3 chromosome 14, ASM3026506v1, whole genome shotgun sequence contains these coding sequences:
- the basp1 gene encoding brain acid soluble protein 1 homolog has protein sequence MGGKLSKKKKGYNVNDDKAKEQDAKAAEGTAPDDDQATKDGKDGPAAVPAESNDVAPAGAKEPEKEADAEPKTDGEAKETPAAAAPPKEAPAVKDEADAKKTEAPKAEAEPPKPTAAPEAPPKDASEAPNKDQSKDQSVVAQE, from the coding sequence ATGGGAGGCAAACTGAGCAAGAAGAAGAAGGGCTACAACGTCAACGACGACAAGGCCAAAGAGCAGGACGCCAAGGCGGCCGAAGGGACGGCGCCTGACGACGACCAGGCCACCAAGGACGGCAAAGACGGCCCCGCCGCCGTCCCCGCCGAGTCTAACGACGTGGCGCCCGCCGGCGCCAAAGAGCCGGAAAAGGAGGCCGACGCCGAGCCCAAGACGGACGGCGAGGCCAAGGAGACCCCGGCGGCCGCCGCCCCCCCCAAGGAGGCCCCCGCCGTCAAAGATGAGGCCGATGCCAAAAAGACTGAGGCCCCCAAAGCTGAGGCGGAGCCCCCCAAACCGACGGCGGCCCCCGAGGCCCCACCTAAAGACGCCAGCGAGGCCCCAAATAAGGATCAAAGCAAAGATCAAAGCGTCGTTGCTCAAGAATGA
- the dnaaf11 gene encoding dynein axonemal assembly factor 11 isoform X2, translated as MVYITEDLIRRRAEHNECEIFSLEEVSLHQQDIERIEHIERWCRDLKILYLQNNLIPRIENVGRLKKLEYLNLALNNIQVIENLEGCESLQKLDLTLNFVGRLSSVAALKENLHLGQLFLVGNPCAVFQGYREYVIATLPQLQCLDGTAVTRSERIAANQGLEELTRQVLEQEDQYLRGNTSEKEEGSTDRTGSRQEAVTDGPPDSEGKQEDGTESDEERREKEFWNTPCPFTPESRIEAHRHLEKKKTAKEKDAQKKVKPPRTLITADGRVLNVNEPKLDFSLTEDDDNNRIVLDLAVYRHMDTSLMDVDVQPTYVRVSIKGKTFQMVLPAEVKPDSSTALRSQTTGHLLLHMPRVRVMHHNSS; from the exons ATGGTTTACA TCACGGAAGATCTGATCCGTCGCCGGGCCGAGCACAACGAGTGTGAGATCTTCTCCTTGGAGGAGGTCTCGCTGCATCAGCAGGACATCGAGAGGATCGAGCACATCGAGCGATGGTGCAGGGATCTCAAGATCCTCTACCTGCAGAACAACCTCATACCTCGCATCG AGAACGTAGGTCGCCTGAAGAAGCTGGAGTACTTGAACTTGGCCTTGAATAACATCCAAGTCATTGAAAACCTGGAAG GCTGTGAGAGTCTGCAAAAGTTGGACCTGACGCTCAACTTCGTGGGGCGTTTGAGCAGTGTGGCCGCCCTGAAAGAAAACCTGCACCTGGGCCAACTCTTCCTGGTGGGAAACCCTTGCGCGGTCTTCCAAGGCTACCGGGAATACGTCATCGCCACACTACCTCAACTCCAG TGTCTGGACGGCACAGCGGTGACGCGCTCTGAGCGCATCGCGGCCAATCAGGGCCTGGAGGAGCTGACCAGGCAGGTCCTGGAGCAGGAGGACCAATACTTGAGGGGGAACACTTCAGAGAAGGAAGAGGGGAGCACTGACCGGACGGGAAGCCGACAAGAAGCGGTAACAGACGG TCCTCCTGACTCCGAGGGAAAGCAGGAGGATGGGACCGAGTCGGACGAGGAGCGACGGGAGAAGGAGTTCTGGAACACTCCGTGCCCCTTCACCCCCGAATCTCGTATAGAGGCGCACCGCCACCTGGAGAAGAAGAAGACGGCCAAGGAAAA AGACGCCCAGAAGAAAGTGAAGCCCCCAAGGACTCTGATAACTGCTGATGGACGGGTCTTGAATGTCAATGAACCCAA ATTGGACTTCTCCCTGACAGAAGACGATGACAACAACAGGATTGTCTTGGACTTGGCAGTGTACAG GCACATGGATACCTCTCTGATGGACGTGGACGTTCAGCCAACTTACGTCAGAGTCTCCATCAAAGGAAAA ACATTTCAGATGGTTCTGCCGGCTGAGGTCAAGCCCGACAGCTCCACCGCGCTGAGGTCGCAGACCACGGGACACCTGCTGCTACACATGCCCAGGGTACGCGTCATGCACCACAACTCATCTTGA